In one Gossypium hirsutum isolate 1008001.06 chromosome D09, Gossypium_hirsutum_v2.1, whole genome shotgun sequence genomic region, the following are encoded:
- the LOC107890640 gene encoding peroxisomal acyl-coenzyme A oxidase 1 isoform X2, with amino-acid sequence MFIPAIEGQGTEEQKQKWLPMAHNMQIIGCYAQTELGHGSNVQGLETTATFDPQTDEFVIHSPTLTSSKWWPGGLGKVSTHAVVYARLRTDGQDYGVHGFIVQLRGLDDHSPLPGITVGDIGMKFGSGAYNSMDNGLLRFDHVRIPRNQMLMRLSQVTREGKYVQSDVPRQLVYGTMVYVRQIIVSEASCALSRAVCIATRYSAVRRQFGSENGGPETQVINYKTQQSRLFPLLASAYAFRFVGEWMKWLYIDVSKRLQANDFSTLPEVHACAAGLKSITTSATADAIEECRKLCGGHGYLSCSGLPELFAVYIPNCTYEGDNIVMLLQVARFLMKTISRLVSGKMPVGTAAYLGRVEHLMQCHCEVQRAEDWLKHSIILEAFEARSARMSVACAESLSRFSTPEEGFGEISADLVEAAVAHCQLIIVSKFIEKLQQDIPGKGVKTQLENLCNVYALSLLHKHLGHFVSTGCITPKQGALANEQLRSLYSQVRPNAIALVDAFNHTDHYLGSVLGCYDGNVYQKLYEEAWKSPLNDTVVPDGYDEYIRPLLKQHFRTARL; translated from the exons ATGTTTATACCTGCTATTGAAGGACAAGGAACTGAGGAGCAGAAACAGAAATGGCTGCCAATGGCACATAACATGCAAATCATTGGATGCTATGCACAAACTGAACTTGGTCATGGCTCCAATGTCCAAGGGCTTGAAACTACAGCAACATTTGATCCTCAGACTGATGAATTTGTCATTCATAGCCCCACATTGACTTCAAGCAAA TGGTGGCCTGGTGGACTGGGTAAAGTATCCACACATGCTGTGGTTTATGCTCGTCTTAGAACAGATGGACAAGATTATGGAGTGCATG GTTTTATTGTCCAGCTGCGTGGTCTGGATGACCACTCTCCTCTTCCAGGCATAACAGTTGGTGATATTGGAATGAAATTTGGAAGTGGGGCATATAACAGCATGGACAATGGTCTTCTGAGATTTGATCATGTGCGCATCCCGAGGAACCAAATGCTAATGCG TCTTTCCCAGGTTACAAGAGAAGGGAAATATGTACAATCTGATGTTCCCCGCCAGCTGGTTTATGGTACTATGGTCTATGTCCGACAAATAATTGTATCCGAAGCTTCTTGTGCTTTGTCAAGGGCAGTTTGTATTGCAACAAGGTACAGTGCTGTTCGTAGACAATTTGGTTCAGAGAATGGTGGTCCAGAGACCCAG GTGATTAACTATAAAACTCAGCAAAGTAGACTCTTTCCTTTGCTTGCCTCTGCCTATGCTTTCAGATTTGTTGGTGAATGGATGAAATGGTTATACATTGATGTGAGCAAAAGATTGCAAGCCAATGATTTCTCCACGTTACCTGAGGTTCATGCATGCGCTGCAGGGTTAAAATCTATTACCACTTCTGCAACTGCA GATGCCATTGAAGAATGCCGAAAGTTGTGTGGCGGTCATGGTTATCTTTCTTGCAGTGGGCTTCCGGAATTATTTGCAGTTTATATCCCTAACTGTACTTATGAAGGAGACAATATTGTGATGCTTTTGCAG GTTGCAAGGTTTCTAATGAAGACCATTTCCCGGCTGGTGTCTGGAAAGATGCCTGTTGGGACAGCAGCATATTTGGGACGAGTAGAACATCTCATGCAATGCCATTGTGAAGTTCAAAGGG CTGAGGATTGGCTGAAACATAGTATTATATTGGAGGCATTTGAAGCGAGGTCTGCTCGGATGTCTGTTGCCTGTGCTGAAAGCCTTAGCAGATTTTCAACTCCAGAAGAGG GTTTTGGTGAAATCTCAGCAGATCTGGTTGAGGCTGCCGTTGCTCATTGTCAGTTAATTATTGTTTCCAA GTTCATTGAGAAACTGCAGCAAGACATACCAGGAAAGGGAGTGAAAACACAGTTGGAGAACCTCTGCAACGTATATGCATTGTCTCTTTTACACAAACATCTTGGTCATTTCGTCTCCACTGGCTGCATTACCCCAAAACAAGGTGCACTAGCGAACGAACAGCTCAGATCACTTTACTCCCAG GTCCGCCCGAATGCGATTGCCCTTGTTGATGCATTCAATCACACTGACCACTACCTTGGCTCGGTTCTCGGTTGCTATGATGGAAATGTTTATCAAAAACTGTATGAGGAAGCGTGGAAGAGTCCGTTGAATGATACGGTTGTGCCGGATGGTTATGATGAGTACATTCGGCCACTTTTGAAGCAACATTTTCGTACTGCAAGACTCTAA
- the LOC107890640 gene encoding peroxisomal acyl-coenzyme A oxidase 1 isoform X1, which translates to MEPLDYHAEERSNASFDVEEMKIVWAGSRHAFEISDRAARLVASDPVFRKDNRTMLSRKELFKDTLRKTAHAVKRTIELNLSEEETHTLWFYVDQPAYANLHWGMFIPAIEGQGTEEQKQKWLPMAHNMQIIGCYAQTELGHGSNVQGLETTATFDPQTDEFVIHSPTLTSSKWWPGGLGKVSTHAVVYARLRTDGQDYGVHGFIVQLRGLDDHSPLPGITVGDIGMKFGSGAYNSMDNGLLRFDHVRIPRNQMLMRLSQVTREGKYVQSDVPRQLVYGTMVYVRQIIVSEASCALSRAVCIATRYSAVRRQFGSENGGPETQVINYKTQQSRLFPLLASAYAFRFVGEWMKWLYIDVSKRLQANDFSTLPEVHACAAGLKSITTSATADAIEECRKLCGGHGYLSCSGLPELFAVYIPNCTYEGDNIVMLLQVARFLMKTISRLVSGKMPVGTAAYLGRVEHLMQCHCEVQRAEDWLKHSIILEAFEARSARMSVACAESLSRFSTPEEGFGEISADLVEAAVAHCQLIIVSKFIEKLQQDIPGKGVKTQLENLCNVYALSLLHKHLGHFVSTGCITPKQGALANEQLRSLYSQVRPNAIALVDAFNHTDHYLGSVLGCYDGNVYQKLYEEAWKSPLNDTVVPDGYDEYIRPLLKQHFRTARL; encoded by the exons atgGAACCACTGGATTACCACGCTGAGGAGAGGAGCAACGCGTCGTTCGATGTAGAAGAGATGAAGATCGTTTGGGCTGGTTCTCGTCACGCCTTTGAGATCTCCGATCGAGCTGCTCGTCTCGTCGCTAGTGATCCG GTCTTTCGAAAGGATAACAGAACTATGCTTAGTAGGAAGGAGTTGTTTAAAGATACTTTGAGAAAAACTGCTCATGCAGTGAAGCGGACTATTGAGCTTAATCTCTCTG AGGAAGAGACACATACATTATGGTTTTATGTGGATCAGCCTGCTTATGCAAACCTTCATTGG GGAATGTTTATACCTGCTATTGAAGGACAAGGAACTGAGGAGCAGAAACAGAAATGGCTGCCAATGGCACATAACATGCAAATCATTGGATGCTATGCACAAACTGAACTTGGTCATGGCTCCAATGTCCAAGGGCTTGAAACTACAGCAACATTTGATCCTCAGACTGATGAATTTGTCATTCATAGCCCCACATTGACTTCAAGCAAA TGGTGGCCTGGTGGACTGGGTAAAGTATCCACACATGCTGTGGTTTATGCTCGTCTTAGAACAGATGGACAAGATTATGGAGTGCATG GTTTTATTGTCCAGCTGCGTGGTCTGGATGACCACTCTCCTCTTCCAGGCATAACAGTTGGTGATATTGGAATGAAATTTGGAAGTGGGGCATATAACAGCATGGACAATGGTCTTCTGAGATTTGATCATGTGCGCATCCCGAGGAACCAAATGCTAATGCG TCTTTCCCAGGTTACAAGAGAAGGGAAATATGTACAATCTGATGTTCCCCGCCAGCTGGTTTATGGTACTATGGTCTATGTCCGACAAATAATTGTATCCGAAGCTTCTTGTGCTTTGTCAAGGGCAGTTTGTATTGCAACAAGGTACAGTGCTGTTCGTAGACAATTTGGTTCAGAGAATGGTGGTCCAGAGACCCAG GTGATTAACTATAAAACTCAGCAAAGTAGACTCTTTCCTTTGCTTGCCTCTGCCTATGCTTTCAGATTTGTTGGTGAATGGATGAAATGGTTATACATTGATGTGAGCAAAAGATTGCAAGCCAATGATTTCTCCACGTTACCTGAGGTTCATGCATGCGCTGCAGGGTTAAAATCTATTACCACTTCTGCAACTGCA GATGCCATTGAAGAATGCCGAAAGTTGTGTGGCGGTCATGGTTATCTTTCTTGCAGTGGGCTTCCGGAATTATTTGCAGTTTATATCCCTAACTGTACTTATGAAGGAGACAATATTGTGATGCTTTTGCAG GTTGCAAGGTTTCTAATGAAGACCATTTCCCGGCTGGTGTCTGGAAAGATGCCTGTTGGGACAGCAGCATATTTGGGACGAGTAGAACATCTCATGCAATGCCATTGTGAAGTTCAAAGGG CTGAGGATTGGCTGAAACATAGTATTATATTGGAGGCATTTGAAGCGAGGTCTGCTCGGATGTCTGTTGCCTGTGCTGAAAGCCTTAGCAGATTTTCAACTCCAGAAGAGG GTTTTGGTGAAATCTCAGCAGATCTGGTTGAGGCTGCCGTTGCTCATTGTCAGTTAATTATTGTTTCCAA GTTCATTGAGAAACTGCAGCAAGACATACCAGGAAAGGGAGTGAAAACACAGTTGGAGAACCTCTGCAACGTATATGCATTGTCTCTTTTACACAAACATCTTGGTCATTTCGTCTCCACTGGCTGCATTACCCCAAAACAAGGTGCACTAGCGAACGAACAGCTCAGATCACTTTACTCCCAG GTCCGCCCGAATGCGATTGCCCTTGTTGATGCATTCAATCACACTGACCACTACCTTGGCTCGGTTCTCGGTTGCTATGATGGAAATGTTTATCAAAAACTGTATGAGGAAGCGTGGAAGAGTCCGTTGAATGATACGGTTGTGCCGGATGGTTATGATGAGTACATTCGGCCACTTTTGAAGCAACATTTTCGTACTGCAAGACTCTAA
- the LOC107890639 gene encoding O-fucosyltransferase 30, with amino-acid sequence MFNLNRTIANPKLWNKRNSQQSRRSPLFFPSIFLISLCFFFFFFLTYTPIPNYMIFSTSLKTVNVALTHQYPHCETRFHGEKFLWYAPHSGFSNQLSEFKNAILMASILNRTLIVSPILDHHAVALGSCPKFRVQSPKEIRISVWDHIIELLRSRRYVSMADIIDISSLLSSSLVRAIDFRVFVSLWCDLNVDLVCSNGLNVPPSLVESLKQCGSLLSGIDGNINQCLYAVDEDCRTTVWTYQNGVDGMLDSFQPDEQLKKRKKISYVRRRRDVYKTLGPGSKAESATVLAFGSLFTAPYKGSELYIDIQNAPADPRINALINKIEFLPFVPEIVNLGKQYASQTIKAPFLCAQLRLLDGQFKNHWKATFLGLRQKLDSLRQAGSQPIHIFVMTDLPQGNWTGSYLGDLAMDSANFKLYFLGENDLLVMNTAKKLALARHGLRFKSFPGSMDAVAKVEKHCSLDILPDVLLYIEETICSCASLGFVRTTGSTIAQSIEVMRKFGLCSSPIRTAFAL; translated from the exons ATGTTCAATCTCAACAGAACGATTGCCAATCCCAAACTATGGAATAAAAGGAACTCCCAACAATCGCGCAGATCGCCATTGTTTTTCCCCTCGATTTTTCTTATTTctctttgcttcttcttcttcttcttcctcactTACACTCCCATCCCCAATTACATGATATTCTCAACCTCTTTGAAAACCGTAAACGTAGCCCTAACCCACCAATACCCACATTGCGAAACTCGATTTCATGGGGAGAAATTCTTGTGGTATGCGCCTCATAGTGGGTTTAGTAACCAGCTTTCTGAGTTCAAAAACGCCATTTTAATGGCCTCTATTTTGAACCGTACCTTAATTGTCTCTCCTATTCTTGATCACCATGCCGTAGCTCTTGGTAGCTGTCCTAAATTCAGGGTTCAGAGTCCTAAAGAGATCCGGATTTCCGTTTGGGATCATATCATTGAGCTCCTTAGGAGTAGGAG GTACGTTTCCATGGCCGATATCATTGATATTTCTTCATTACTGTCATCTTCACTCGTTCGAGCCATAGATTTCAGGGTTTTCGTGTCATTGTGGTGTGATTTGAATGTTGATTTGGTTTGCTCCAATGGATTGAATGTGCCGCCGTCTCTGGTTGAAAGCTTAAAGCAATGTGGCTCTCTGCTTTCCGGAATTGATGGTAATATAAATCAATGTTTATATGCTGTCGATGAAGATTGTAGAACAACAGTTTGGACATACCAAAATGGGGTGGACGGGATGTTAGATTCATTCCAACCTGATGAACAACTcaagaagaggaagaaaatttCGTATGTTAGACGACGAAGAGATGTATATAAGACTCTTGGACCAGGTAGCAAAGCTGAATCAGCTACTGTTCTGGCGTTTGGAAGCCTTTTTACGGCCCCATATAAAGGTTCCGAGCTCTATATTGATATCCAAAATGCACCAGCAGATCCAAGGATAAATGCTTTAATCAACAAGATTGAATTCCTTCCATTTGTCCCTGAAATTGTAAACTTGGGAAAGCAGTATGCCTCTCAGACGATAAAGGCTCCTTTTCTCTGTGCACAGCTTAGGTTGCTTGATGGGCAGTTCAAGAACCATTGGAAAGCTACTTTTCTGGGTTTGAGACAAAAATTAGATTCGTTAAGGCAGGCAGGTTCTCAGCCTATACATATTTTTGTGATGACCGATCTCCCCCAAGGTAATTGGACTGGAAGTTACTTGGGTGATTTGGCTATGGATTCAGCGAATTTTAAGCTGTATTTTCTTGGAGAAAATGATCTCTTGGTGATGAATACAGCAAAGAAACTAGCACTCGCCAGACATGGCCTGAGATTCAAATCTTTTCCTGGCAGTATGGATGCAGTGGCTAAGGTGGAGAAGCATTGCTCCCTTGATATATTACCTGATGTACTCCTATATATAGAGGAAACAATTTGCAGTTGTGCTTCGCTTGGTTTTGTCAGGACCACGGGTTCAACAATAGCTCAAAGTATCGAGGTCATGAGAAAATTCGGTTTATGTTCGAGTCCAATTCGGACTGCATTTGCATTATGA